Proteins co-encoded in one Prosthecobacter algae genomic window:
- a CDS encoding M20 family metallopeptidase → MKAERPANVIELCQALVRIPSVNPDGDPGCPVEQTGETACAAYVAEFLTECGAAAVLEEVEPGRPNVIGRFPSNPATDGKPKPRIVFAPHTDTVSVGGMTVAPFGGEVREGRLWGRGASDTKGPMAAMLWALNEMSAEIPDLPVEIHFAGFMSEESAQLGSQHFALHHGPYDFAIIGEPTSLKTVHKHKGCLWADIHTTGVAVHGSIPEQGVNAIVKMASLVQALDADFRQQLKDVGGEDRWLGHSTISLGMIRGGTRSNIVADHCVLRVDMRTTPGLSRAGGALKLLMDFVADHDATARVEPLPETFPLDTDEQNPFVQRLVDCGAEVTGAPWFCDAAFLAAGGTPAVAIGPGSIVQAHTKDEFIATGDLEAGAAFFKTFLKSWQA, encoded by the coding sequence ATGAAAGCCGAACGACCTGCAAACGTGATTGAACTGTGTCAGGCCCTGGTCCGCATTCCCTCGGTGAATCCAGATGGGGATCCAGGCTGTCCGGTGGAACAGACGGGGGAGACAGCCTGCGCGGCCTATGTGGCGGAGTTTCTCACGGAATGCGGTGCTGCCGCAGTGCTGGAGGAGGTGGAACCTGGACGACCCAATGTGATCGGGCGTTTTCCCTCAAATCCAGCAACGGATGGCAAACCGAAGCCGCGCATCGTTTTTGCCCCACACACGGATACGGTGAGCGTGGGGGGCATGACGGTGGCTCCCTTTGGCGGGGAGGTACGTGAAGGCCGCCTGTGGGGACGCGGCGCGAGCGATACCAAGGGCCCGATGGCGGCGATGCTGTGGGCGCTGAATGAGATGAGCGCAGAGATCCCGGATCTGCCGGTGGAGATTCATTTTGCAGGCTTCATGTCGGAGGAATCTGCGCAGTTGGGCTCCCAACATTTTGCCCTTCATCACGGGCCATATGACTTTGCCATCATTGGCGAACCGACGAGCCTGAAGACCGTGCACAAGCACAAGGGCTGTCTGTGGGCAGACATCCACACCACGGGGGTGGCGGTGCATGGCTCCATCCCGGAGCAGGGAGTCAACGCGATCGTGAAGATGGCCTCTCTGGTGCAGGCGCTGGATGCAGACTTTCGCCAGCAGTTGAAGGATGTAGGCGGCGAAGACCGATGGCTGGGCCATAGCACCATCAGCCTGGGGATGATTCGCGGAGGGACAAGGTCCAACATCGTGGCCGACCACTGCGTGCTGCGGGTGGACATGCGCACCACCCCGGGACTTTCGCGTGCAGGCGGGGCCCTGAAGCTGTTGATGGACTTTGTGGCGGATCATGATGCGACAGCGCGCGTGGAGCCTCTGCCCGAAACTTTTCCACTGGATACCGATGAGCAGAACCCCTTTGTGCAGCGTCTGGTGGACTGTGGGGCGGAGGTGACCGGGGCACCCTGGTTCTGTGATGCAGCCTTCCTTGCGGCAGGGGGCACTCCTGCGGTGGCCATTGGGCCGGGCAGCATCGTTCAAGCGCACACGAAGGATGAGTTTATCGCCACGGGCGATCTGGAGGCCGGTGCGGCATTCTTTAAGACGTTTCTGAAAAGCTGGCAGGCCTAA
- a CDS encoding DUF3592 domain-containing protein: protein MASRSKPASSSFLLLFGLPFILGGLGVGIFYWGMLWDWYQARAWVEVPCVLESSTLRDHMERRSSGSSRDTLMNEAQATYRYTYLNRQYKGDKVSLSLGADNFGDYQERISNVLMEARNNGGAFRCYVSVVRPEESVLFREARWTLLLFTSLFPLLFPLVGASFFWAGLKGRLLRGKVHAIQSRYPDEPWRWKPEWAGDWIQPKNRPMPWVWTAVTGWMLLVWGPMLHVLMVDSDMTRANPVSLLGLLPALPLGVCSLLTLRAWWRHRRPAPQVHVRPMPVVTGGPLKAEVALPMAGSRLQGNLEARLSCFKEWTETDSENSTITRREERWTTVQSVPLAAAIREDRGHRLKVVFDIPASLPAEDQQRIGSAEFDFLSWVWELELHGGGLKQKWCYDMPVYAPHQPLAWESPEAQEAAQAQKETEAAQDAAFKIWQMQNLDADELQMHLIRRHIEFTFESQSQRPVSFDLPLRRFSKPRPLLVFFTLIWVSMSVGMARSDLPFIVPFLFGSTSLLLLWLLTGLFKSRTLHLDDQGLKAGWKVGPYGKTLRVHREEIVRFRVSNAGMRMNGDHYNAVYLQRQGGDKIVILDGLPGKRVAESLVLLLEQWRKQA from the coding sequence ATGGCCTCACGTTCCAAGCCCGCCAGCAGTTCCTTCCTGTTGCTTTTTGGTCTGCCATTCATTCTGGGCGGGCTGGGGGTGGGGATCTTTTATTGGGGCATGTTGTGGGACTGGTATCAGGCCCGGGCCTGGGTGGAGGTGCCTTGCGTTCTGGAGAGCAGCACTTTGCGGGATCACATGGAGCGACGCAGTTCGGGCTCCAGCCGTGACACGCTGATGAATGAGGCGCAGGCCACCTACCGCTACACTTACCTGAACCGCCAATACAAAGGGGACAAGGTTTCCCTGAGCCTGGGTGCGGACAACTTTGGCGACTACCAGGAGCGGATCTCGAATGTGTTGATGGAGGCGCGAAACAATGGCGGAGCTTTCCGCTGCTATGTGAGTGTGGTTCGGCCTGAGGAGTCGGTGCTGTTCCGGGAGGCCCGCTGGACACTGCTGCTGTTCACCAGTCTTTTCCCGCTGCTGTTTCCTCTTGTCGGGGCGAGCTTTTTCTGGGCTGGGCTGAAGGGCCGATTGCTGCGTGGGAAAGTGCATGCCATCCAGAGCCGGTATCCGGACGAACCCTGGCGATGGAAGCCCGAGTGGGCGGGCGACTGGATCCAGCCGAAGAACCGCCCGATGCCGTGGGTGTGGACGGCGGTCACAGGCTGGATGCTGCTGGTCTGGGGGCCGATGCTCCATGTCCTGATGGTGGACAGTGATATGACACGGGCCAATCCCGTGAGCTTGCTAGGCCTGCTGCCAGCGCTGCCTCTAGGCGTGTGCAGCCTGCTGACTCTGCGTGCCTGGTGGCGGCATAGGCGGCCTGCGCCGCAGGTGCATGTGCGACCGATGCCAGTCGTCACGGGCGGACCGCTGAAAGCCGAGGTGGCCCTGCCCATGGCCGGAAGTCGGCTGCAGGGAAACCTGGAAGCGAGGCTGAGCTGCTTCAAAGAATGGACGGAGACGGACTCTGAGAACAGCACCATCACACGCCGGGAGGAGCGCTGGACCACGGTGCAATCGGTGCCGCTGGCTGCGGCCATACGGGAGGACCGAGGTCACCGTCTGAAGGTCGTTTTTGACATTCCTGCATCCCTCCCAGCGGAAGATCAGCAGCGTATCGGTTCGGCGGAGTTTGATTTTCTTTCCTGGGTGTGGGAGCTGGAGCTGCATGGTGGCGGGCTGAAACAAAAATGGTGCTACGACATGCCGGTGTATGCCCCCCACCAGCCGCTGGCCTGGGAGTCCCCGGAGGCGCAAGAGGCCGCCCAAGCGCAGAAAGAAACCGAAGCCGCCCAGGACGCGGCCTTTAAAATCTGGCAGATGCAAAATCTGGATGCCGATGAACTGCAAATGCACCTGATCCGCAGGCACATCGAATTCACCTTCGAAAGCCAGAGCCAGAGGCCCGTCAGTTTTGATCTACCGTTACGCCGATTTTCCAAACCCCGCCCGCTGCTGGTTTTTTTCACGCTCATCTGGGTGAGCATGTCTGTCGGCATGGCGCGGTCGGATCTGCCCTTCATTGTCCCCTTTTTGTTTGGCAGCACCTCGCTGCTGCTGCTGTGGTTGCTCACCGGACTTTTTAAATCCCGCACGCTGCACCTGGATGATCAGGGGCTGAAAGCAGGCTGGAAAGTGGGTCCTTACGGCAAGACGCTGCGTGTTCACCGGGAGGAGATCGTGCGGTTCCGCGTGTCGAATGCGGGCATGCGCATGAATGGTGATCATTACAATGCCGTGTATTTGCAGCGGCAAGGAGGGGATAAAATCGTCATTTTGGACGGACTTCCGGGAAAAAGGGTGGCGGAGAGTCTGGTGCTGCTGCTGGAACAGTGGCGCAAGCAGGCTTGA
- a CDS encoding TIGR02206 family membrane protein produces MPTSDFHAFGPSHLAVLGICLGLLLLLTGLRRLKPEVAVWAERALALVLLTHWPLVALNHWLQGTSEWGNSLPLHLCDVAGISGGIALLTRNRLAAEIVYFFGLAGTLQGLITPNLDQDYPAFRFYAFFVLHGGVVVAALHVVTSLGCPPREGSVPRMVGLTLLYALVVGLVNTVTKANFAFLCEKPAQASLMNVLGPWPWYIGSLVLLCAVFYSVLYAPFFVARKLRAQKTA; encoded by the coding sequence ATGCCCACCTCTGATTTTCATGCTTTTGGCCCCAGTCATCTGGCTGTTTTGGGCATCTGTCTCGGGTTGCTGCTGCTGCTGACAGGGCTGCGTCGTTTAAAGCCGGAAGTGGCCGTGTGGGCAGAGCGGGCACTCGCCCTGGTACTGCTGACTCACTGGCCGCTTGTGGCCCTGAATCACTGGCTGCAGGGCACGTCGGAGTGGGGCAACAGCCTGCCCCTGCATTTGTGCGATGTAGCGGGCATCAGCGGTGGCATCGCCCTGCTGACGCGCAACCGGCTCGCTGCGGAAATTGTCTATTTCTTCGGTCTGGCCGGGACATTGCAGGGGCTCATCACGCCCAATCTGGATCAGGACTACCCAGCCTTCCGCTTCTATGCTTTTTTCGTTCTGCACGGGGGCGTGGTGGTGGCGGCACTGCATGTGGTGACCTCCTTGGGCTGCCCACCACGGGAGGGCAGCGTGCCCCGCATGGTCGGGCTGACGCTGCTCTACGCACTGGTGGTGGGGCTGGTAAACACCGTCACCAAGGCCAACTTTGCCTTCCTCTGTGAAAAGCCTGCCCAGGCCAGCCTGATGAATGTGCTGGGCCCCTGGCCCTGGTACATCGGCAGCCTCGTGCTGCTCTGCGCCGTGTTTTACAGCGTGCTCTATGCGCCTTTTTTTGTGGCCCGGAAGCTGAGGGCACAAAAAACCGCGTGA
- the dnaB gene encoding replicative DNA helicase, with the protein MAESVSNLVQAAAAPGEIPDKAAAKPQANPFGRKRNEIPTAEELLANINRALPFSDEAEKGVISSLLQDPNERLSESRVTLPAAAFYHEANRTVYEMLLSFYDKNLPVDPVMVTNALRDQGLLDRVGGPAMITELFSFVPVPSHYSYYKKIVQDKHVLRQMIHACSLNIEASYEHGKSDLEADINTLIDHSEQRVLAVREATNGKSDGVKSLSAHVAEAIDSIQYMLEHPGQLRGLSTGYSKLDQMSSGLQGGEMFVIAARPSMGKTSLAMNLVEHVAVDCDKACAVFSLEMSATMLVRRLLVSRAQLSMQDLSRGLMSRAQMEALTKATRELQKANILIDDTPGLDVLEMRAKARRMKKQHDIQMIMIDYLQLMTSSSRRAQDNRQIEIAEISAGIKGIAKELNVPVIVLAQLNRAVESRKGQRPVLSDLRESGSIEQDADMVGLLSREDYAGGKMEVGTEEEEERKKGQAVLILAKNRNGPTDDVPLRFIDYAMRFVERFPEEGEAESP; encoded by the coding sequence ATGGCAGAATCCGTTTCCAACCTTGTCCAGGCCGCCGCAGCTCCAGGAGAAATCCCTGACAAAGCTGCCGCCAAACCGCAGGCCAATCCCTTTGGCCGCAAGCGCAATGAGATCCCGACGGCCGAGGAATTGCTGGCGAACATCAACCGTGCGCTGCCCTTCAGTGACGAGGCCGAAAAAGGGGTCATCTCCAGCCTGTTGCAGGACCCGAACGAGCGGCTGAGCGAAAGCCGGGTGACTTTGCCTGCGGCGGCTTTTTATCACGAAGCGAACCGCACCGTGTATGAAATGCTCCTGTCATTCTATGACAAGAACCTGCCGGTGGATCCGGTGATGGTGACGAATGCCCTGCGTGACCAGGGGCTGCTGGATCGCGTGGGCGGTCCGGCGATGATCACGGAGCTGTTCAGCTTTGTGCCGGTGCCCTCACACTACAGCTACTACAAAAAGATCGTCCAGGACAAGCACGTGCTGCGCCAGATGATCCATGCCTGCTCCCTCAATATCGAAGCTTCTTATGAGCATGGGAAAAGTGACCTGGAGGCGGATATCAACACCCTCATTGACCACAGCGAGCAGCGGGTGCTGGCCGTGCGTGAGGCCACCAATGGCAAGAGCGACGGGGTGAAGTCCTTGTCCGCCCACGTGGCGGAGGCGATTGATTCCATCCAGTACATGCTGGAGCATCCGGGCCAGTTACGCGGCCTTTCCACTGGCTACAGCAAGCTGGACCAAATGAGCAGCGGCCTGCAAGGCGGTGAAATGTTCGTCATCGCGGCCCGTCCTTCCATGGGCAAGACCTCCCTGGCCATGAACTTGGTGGAGCACGTGGCGGTGGACTGTGACAAGGCCTGCGCGGTCTTCAGTCTCGAAATGAGCGCGACCATGCTGGTGCGACGTCTGCTGGTCTCCCGTGCGCAGCTTTCCATGCAGGATCTTTCCCGCGGCCTGATGTCGCGTGCGCAAATGGAGGCCCTGACCAAGGCGACCCGTGAACTGCAAAAGGCGAACATCCTCATCGATGACACTCCGGGTCTGGACGTGCTGGAGATGCGTGCGAAAGCGCGGCGCATGAAGAAGCAGCACGACATCCAGATGATCATGATCGACTACCTTCAGCTCATGACTTCCAGCAGCCGCCGTGCGCAGGACAACCGTCAGATCGAAATTGCCGAAATTTCCGCCGGGATCAAAGGCATCGCCAAAGAGCTGAACGTGCCTGTCATCGTGCTGGCCCAGCTCAACCGTGCGGTGGAGTCCCGCAAAGGGCAGCGTCCGGTGCTTTCAGACCTTCGTGAGTCGGGCTCCATCGAGCAGGACGCCGACATGGTGGGCCTGCTGAGCCGTGAAGACTATGCCGGCGGCAAGATGGAGGTGGGCACCGAAGAGGAGGAGGAACGGAAGAAAGGCCAGGCTGTGCTGATCCTGGCCAAAAACCGTAACGGCCCCACCGACGACGTGCCCCTGCGATTCATCGACTACGCGATGCGCTTCGTGGAACGCTTCCCTGAAGAGGGCGAGGCGGAGTCACCGTAA
- a CDS encoding PVC-type heme-binding CxxCH protein — MLRPSTALALLAGLTVSVFAAKPDKPAKKEKEFVAAKPAFTPSADTPAFDPSKVTPQHLDTSMFKVPEGLEITVWATSPMLFNPANMDVDHAGRIWVAEGVNYRRHSGRSREGDAIRVLQDTDGDGKADESHVFVREKELECPLGVAVFDNVIVVSNTPNMIVYTDVNRDLKFDPAVDKREVLLSGFEQAQHDHSLHSVYAGPDGRWYFSHGNCGAQFSDKSGNTFRIGSGYLNNPYVGQKSDDGHVYAGGFTASIDPSGHNARIMGYNYRNSYEGVRNSFGDMFLNDNDDPPACRVSHLIEGGSFGFFSPDGKRQWRADKRPGQTIPVAEWRQDDPGSIPAGDVYGGGAPTGMCFYENGALGDKWKGLLLSCETGRNVVFGYLPKPDGAGFKLERFDFCTSNTTGVFKGSDFVGGGKNLSDESHTLFRPSDVCVGADGAIYVSDWFDKRTGGHQDTDETCSGTIYRIAPKGTKPQTAKISFDTTEGQIAALKSPANNVRHTGFVKLKEQGDNAVAAVATLAEDKDPYLAARAIWLLAQMGEKASLRIRPWLESDDENKRLVALRALRAAGGDLMDLFNSMSADGSAAVRREVAVAMRDVPVAQSGNILVELAKRYSGKDRSYLEAWGIGCTGKEDEVWAALKKASNGTPAEEWTDAFAQATWRLHPAAAVESVKARAVSAKLSPQQRKLALDTLAFTQDASAAQAMLAVAKDKESPIHGDAMWWLINRSTNDWKDYNIAGELKAQGIFDPEAAKLVTIEIPPATPSLVKLEDVTKLKGDAKNGSSLVVRCVMCHQINNQGVEFGPSLQGWGLSQPTDIIAQAILEPSKDIAHGFDGVEIVTKDGIKIHGMVLTEGDVLIVRSMGGQTQFVPKSRIASKKKMDRSLMLSGTQLGLTAQDVADIVAYMRQAE; from the coding sequence ATGCTCCGACCATCCACTGCCCTTGCCCTCCTCGCCGGATTGACGGTGAGCGTCTTTGCAGCCAAGCCCGACAAGCCTGCCAAGAAAGAAAAGGAATTCGTCGCGGCCAAACCGGCCTTCACCCCGAGTGCTGACACACCTGCATTTGATCCCTCCAAGGTGACCCCACAGCACCTGGATACCAGCATGTTCAAGGTGCCCGAGGGCCTGGAGATCACCGTCTGGGCCACCTCCCCCATGCTTTTCAATCCGGCCAACATGGATGTGGACCACGCGGGCCGCATCTGGGTGGCTGAAGGCGTGAACTACCGCCGCCACAGTGGCCGCAGCCGTGAGGGGGATGCCATCCGTGTGCTGCAAGACACCGATGGCGATGGCAAGGCCGATGAATCCCACGTCTTTGTGCGTGAGAAGGAGCTGGAGTGCCCCCTGGGCGTGGCCGTGTTTGACAACGTCATCGTCGTCTCCAACACCCCGAACATGATCGTCTATACCGACGTGAACCGGGACCTAAAATTTGATCCCGCAGTGGACAAGCGGGAAGTCCTCCTGAGTGGCTTTGAGCAAGCTCAGCATGATCACAGCCTGCACTCAGTTTATGCCGGGCCAGACGGCCGCTGGTACTTTAGCCATGGCAACTGCGGTGCCCAATTCAGCGACAAAAGCGGCAACACCTTCCGCATCGGCAGCGGTTACCTGAACAACCCCTATGTCGGCCAAAAGAGCGACGACGGGCACGTGTATGCCGGTGGCTTTACCGCCAGCATCGACCCCAGCGGCCACAATGCCCGCATCATGGGTTACAACTACCGCAACAGCTACGAAGGCGTGCGTAACTCCTTCGGGGATATGTTCCTGAATGATAACGACGATCCACCGGCCTGCCGCGTCAGCCACCTCATCGAAGGCGGCAGCTTTGGTTTCTTCTCCCCCGATGGCAAGCGCCAGTGGCGTGCCGACAAACGCCCCGGCCAGACCATCCCCGTGGCCGAATGGCGGCAGGATGATCCCGGCAGCATCCCTGCTGGCGATGTCTATGGCGGCGGTGCCCCCACCGGCATGTGCTTTTATGAAAACGGTGCCTTAGGCGACAAATGGAAGGGCCTGCTGCTGAGCTGCGAGACTGGCCGCAACGTGGTCTTTGGCTACCTGCCCAAACCCGATGGCGCAGGCTTCAAGCTGGAGCGTTTTGACTTCTGCACCTCCAACACGACCGGTGTCTTCAAAGGCAGCGACTTCGTCGGTGGTGGCAAAAACCTGTCCGACGAAAGCCACACCCTCTTCCGCCCCAGCGATGTATGCGTCGGTGCAGACGGTGCCATCTATGTCAGTGACTGGTTCGACAAACGCACTGGTGGCCACCAGGACACGGACGAAACCTGCAGCGGCACCATTTACCGCATCGCCCCGAAAGGCACCAAGCCCCAGACCGCGAAGATCAGCTTCGACACCACCGAAGGCCAGATCGCCGCGCTGAAGTCCCCGGCCAACAACGTCCGCCATACGGGTTTTGTGAAGCTCAAGGAACAGGGAGACAATGCCGTGGCTGCCGTTGCTACCCTGGCTGAAGACAAGGATCCCTACCTCGCAGCCCGTGCCATCTGGCTCCTGGCCCAGATGGGTGAAAAAGCCAGTCTGCGCATTCGCCCCTGGCTGGAATCCGACGATGAAAACAAGCGCCTCGTTGCTCTCCGTGCCCTGCGTGCCGCCGGTGGAGATCTGATGGATCTCTTCAACAGCATGTCTGCCGATGGCTCCGCTGCCGTCCGCCGCGAAGTCGCCGTCGCCATGCGCGATGTGCCCGTCGCCCAAAGCGGCAACATCCTGGTGGAACTGGCCAAACGCTACAGTGGCAAGGACCGCTCCTACCTCGAAGCCTGGGGCATCGGCTGCACAGGCAAGGAAGACGAAGTCTGGGCCGCGCTGAAAAAAGCTAGCAATGGCACCCCTGCCGAAGAGTGGACAGATGCCTTTGCCCAGGCCACCTGGCGCCTGCACCCCGCGGCCGCCGTTGAGTCCGTGAAGGCCCGAGCCGTTTCAGCCAAGCTCAGCCCACAGCAGCGCAAGCTCGCCCTCGACACCCTCGCCTTCACCCAGGATGCCAGTGCCGCCCAGGCCATGCTGGCCGTGGCCAAGGACAAAGAGTCCCCCATCCATGGCGACGCCATGTGGTGGCTGATCAACCGCAGCACCAACGACTGGAAAGACTACAACATCGCAGGCGAACTCAAGGCCCAGGGCATCTTCGATCCTGAAGCCGCCAAACTCGTCACCATCGAGATCCCACCGGCAACCCCCAGCCTCGTGAAATTGGAAGATGTGACGAAACTCAAGGGCGATGCCAAAAACGGCTCCTCCCTCGTCGTCCGCTGCGTCATGTGCCACCAGATCAACAATCAGGGCGTCGAATTCGGTCCCAGCTTGCAGGGATGGGGCCTCAGCCAGCCTACCGACATCATCGCCCAGGCCATTTTGGAGCCGAGCAAGGACATCGCCCACGGCTTTGATGGTGTGGAGATCGTCACCAAGGACGGCATCAAAATTCACGGCATGGTCCTGACCGAAGGCGATGTGCTCATCGTCCGCAGCATGGGCGGCCAGACGCAGTTTGTGCCGAAAAGCCGCATCGCCAGCAAAAAGAAAATGGACCGCTCCCTCATGCTCAGCGGCACCCAGCTCGGCCTCACCGCCCAGGACGTGGCCGACATCGTAGCCTACATGCGCCAGGCGGAGTAA
- the speA gene encoding biosynthetic arginine decarboxylase encodes MERRPPKTAPWTINDSADLYGIREWGHGYFDVSPKGEVVVNLKDGKKPKPVSLSEIVKGLRERGTQLPVLIRFGDLLRWRIDELNEGFHSAIKEAKYQGLYRGVYPIKVNQQQEVIEEITRYGRKYHYGLEAGSKPELIAALAYMHDPEAYIVCNGYKDEEFIDLALNAQKMGLQVILVLEMPSELALILERSKKMGVRPTLGVRFRLSAESAGYWSGSGGDASVFGLNISQLMGVVDHLRDQGMLDCLRMLHYHQGSQIPNIRAIRQAVTEATRVYCGLVKEGARMGILDLGGGLAISYDGFKGATSASSNYGTKEYCADVIEAITEVTAEAGVPHPDIITESGRAVVAYYSVLVINILDVNRFEPGRGKIELHKDSPQLLHNLAELREEFGKDASKLTRDRVQEIYNDAVYYRDKLRTEFNYGKVGLRERSQGEEMYWSIMTWISGKLESVGHDGSQMERMSTVMTDYYYGNFSVFQSLPDLWAIDQIFPVMPIHRLKEKPTRNAVLSDITCDSDGKIDKFAHGGEICGSLPLHDPDFEKGEDYMLGIFLVGAYQETLGDLHNLLGDTNVVSVSIENGKLKYRREQEGDSVSEVLSYVEYDPKDLATRFRNLAESAVVSKRITATERREIMGAYDAGLRGYTYFET; translated from the coding sequence ATGGAACGCCGACCCCCTAAAACCGCCCCTTGGACCATCAACGACAGCGCCGACCTTTACGGCATTCGTGAATGGGGTCATGGTTACTTCGATGTCTCTCCCAAAGGCGAAGTCGTCGTTAACCTGAAGGATGGCAAGAAACCGAAGCCGGTTTCCTTGTCTGAAATCGTCAAAGGCCTGCGCGAACGCGGCACCCAGCTTCCGGTGCTGATCCGCTTTGGCGATCTGCTGCGCTGGCGCATTGACGAACTTAATGAAGGTTTCCACTCCGCCATCAAGGAGGCCAAGTACCAGGGCCTGTATCGAGGCGTCTATCCGATCAAGGTGAACCAGCAGCAGGAAGTCATCGAAGAGATCACCCGCTACGGTCGCAAGTATCATTACGGTCTCGAAGCCGGCAGCAAGCCGGAACTCATCGCAGCCCTGGCCTACATGCACGACCCTGAGGCCTACATCGTTTGCAACGGCTACAAGGATGAAGAGTTCATTGACCTTGCCCTGAATGCCCAAAAAATGGGCCTGCAGGTCATCCTGGTGCTCGAAATGCCCAGCGAGTTGGCCCTGATTCTGGAACGCTCGAAGAAGATGGGCGTGCGCCCGACCCTCGGCGTGCGTTTCCGCCTCAGCGCAGAGAGCGCCGGTTACTGGAGCGGCTCAGGCGGCGACGCCAGCGTCTTCGGCCTGAACATCAGCCAGCTCATGGGCGTGGTGGATCACCTTCGTGATCAGGGCATGCTCGACTGCCTGCGCATGCTGCATTATCACCAGGGCTCGCAGATCCCGAACATTCGCGCGATCCGCCAAGCGGTGACCGAAGCCACTCGCGTCTATTGCGGCCTCGTCAAAGAAGGTGCCCGCATGGGCATTCTGGATCTGGGCGGCGGCCTCGCCATCAGCTATGACGGCTTCAAGGGCGCGACCTCAGCCTCCAGCAACTACGGCACCAAGGAATACTGCGCCGACGTCATCGAGGCCATCACCGAAGTCACTGCTGAAGCTGGCGTGCCGCATCCGGACATCATCACGGAATCTGGCCGCGCCGTTGTCGCCTACTATTCCGTCCTGGTGATCAACATCCTGGATGTGAACCGCTTTGAGCCAGGCCGTGGCAAGATCGAGCTGCACAAGGATTCTCCTCAGCTTCTCCACAACCTCGCCGAACTGCGCGAAGAATTCGGCAAGGATGCCTCCAAGCTCACCCGCGACCGCGTGCAGGAGATCTACAACGACGCCGTCTATTACCGCGACAAGCTGCGCACCGAATTCAACTACGGCAAAGTCGGCCTTCGCGAGCGCTCCCAGGGCGAAGAAATGTACTGGTCCATCATGACCTGGATTTCCGGCAAACTGGAATCCGTAGGCCATGACGGCAGCCAGATGGAGCGCATGAGCACCGTGATGACGGATTACTATTACGGTAACTTCAGCGTCTTCCAGAGCCTGCCTGACTTGTGGGCCATTGACCAGATCTTCCCGGTCATGCCGATCCATCGCCTGAAGGAAAAGCCGACCCGCAACGCCGTGCTTTCCGACATCACCTGCGACAGCGACGGCAAGATTGATAAATTCGCCCACGGTGGCGAGATCTGCGGCAGCCTGCCCCTGCACGATCCCGACTTTGAAAAAGGTGAGGACTACATGCTGGGTATCTTCCTCGTCGGTGCCTACCAGGAAACCCTGGGTGATTTGCACAATTTGTTAGGCGACACCAACGTGGTGAGCGTCAGCATCGAAAACGGCAAGCTCAAGTATCGCCGCGAGCAGGAAGGTGACAGCGTCTCCGAAGTGCTCAGCTACGTGGAGTACGATCCGAAGGACCTGGCCACTCGTTTCCGCAATCTAGCCGAAAGCGCCGTTGTCTCCAAACGTATCACCGCCACGGAGCGCCGTGAGATCATGGGGGCCTACGATGCCGGTCTACGCGGCTACACGTATTTCGAAACCTAA
- a CDS encoding ABC transporter ATP-binding protein has product MVQISIRDLTKHFGAQTVLDRVNVEIGQGELFFLLGPSGCGKTTLLRHIAGFYQPNSGQIFFGEEDVTRLPAHKRGTGMMFQSYALWPHLNVAQNVAFGLEERKRPRPEIEQRVAEALDLVKLGGLGTRRIAQLSGGQQQRVALARALVIRPRCLLLDEPLSNLDAKLRHEMRSEIRRICKEFGLTGIYVTHDRDEALSMADRVAIMDGGRLAQVGSPEEVYRNPASRIVAEFIGETNFIPGLVQATAGEGLYEVKTAFSTLRARPSELGWQPRHGEKVVLSIRPEALTFGHLLDSPNQFPGHIADTTYLGSSVQYALQIPNGPEIKVCETNPREIRPPSSTLVRAMALPHDVVMLKDE; this is encoded by the coding sequence ATGGTCCAAATCTCCATTCGCGATCTCACCAAACACTTCGGCGCACAGACCGTTCTGGACCGGGTGAATGTGGAGATCGGCCAGGGGGAGCTGTTTTTCCTCCTCGGTCCCAGCGGCTGCGGCAAAACCACGCTGCTCAGGCACATCGCCGGCTTTTATCAGCCGAACAGCGGCCAGATCTTCTTCGGGGAAGAGGATGTCACCCGGCTGCCTGCGCACAAACGCGGCACCGGCATGATGTTTCAGAGCTATGCGCTGTGGCCGCATCTCAACGTGGCCCAGAACGTGGCCTTTGGCCTGGAGGAGCGCAAACGCCCGCGCCCGGAAATCGAGCAACGGGTGGCCGAGGCCCTGGACTTAGTCAAACTCGGAGGCCTGGGCACACGCCGCATCGCCCAGCTCTCCGGCGGGCAACAGCAGCGCGTGGCCCTGGCCCGTGCGCTCGTCATCCGCCCGCGTTGCCTGCTGCTGGATGAGCCCCTTTCCAATCTGGATGCCAAGCTGCGCCATGAGATGCGTTCGGAGATCCGCCGCATCTGCAAAGAATTTGGCCTCACAGGCATCTACGTCACCCATGACCGCGACGAGGCCCTCAGCATGGCGGATAGGGTGGCCATCATGGATGGGGGTCGTCTGGCACAGGTGGGCAGCCCGGAGGAGGTTTACCGGAACCCTGCCTCACGGATAGTCGCTGAGTTCATTGGAGAAACCAACTTCATTCCAGGCCTGGTGCAGGCCACGGCAGGCGAAGGTCTTTATGAGGTTAAGACCGCCTTTAGCACCCTGCGGGCCCGCCCCAGTGAGCTCGGCTGGCAGCCACGCCATGGTGAAAAGGTCGTTCTATCCATCCGGCCTGAGGCACTGACCTTCGGCCACCTGCTAGATTCTCCCAATCAATTCCCCGGCCACATTGCTGACACGACCTACCTCGGCTCCTCCGTCCAGTATGCCCTGCAGATTCCGAATGGCCCGGAGATCAAAGTCTGCGAGACCAACCCCAGAGAGATTCGCCCGCCCTCCAGCACCCTGGTGCGTGCCATGGCGCTTCCCCATGACGTGGTCATGCTGAAAGATGAATGA